The Erpetoichthys calabaricus chromosome 5, fErpCal1.3, whole genome shotgun sequence genome has a segment encoding these proteins:
- the LOC114644373 gene encoding gastrula zinc finger protein XlCGF57.1-like yields MASSKGDDLAERVAHIKEEDCEWEAAQDFCEGRLSVFKEEEFEGEIIQVKVEDSEDYPVSLEPQNDETGNFGGESHSSLQSRFTNTGHLATQKNSVEVKCEFEETIIGGDGREGDEQEPSNSFGTDFRWNGSFSQSSSAQLSLQRKLQHKQDKEKMKKSTRGLENLTATSFQCSSLPARESINTGKRQGPNTNPVALCAGQECRGTFKNKSDCVDVKSNDTRPKPYACSECGKTFLHNCRLQAHTRIHTGEKPHCCSECGKRFSDSRCLQRHKRIHTGEKPYGCAECGKRFTDSSALQSHTRIHTGEKPFCCSECGKRFTETSALQSHKRSHTGEKPYCCSECGKRFTSSSSLWQHARIHTGGKPYSCPECGKNFLHKSSLQNHIRIHTGEKPHCCPVCGKRFSDSSTLHRHTKIHTGEKPYSCAECGKRFIDSSRLQSHTRVHTGEKPFVCPECGKRFTNRNGLRHHVQIHSGGKPYGCSECDKRFLLKKSLQNHVRIHMGEKPTSS; encoded by the exons ATGGCTTCATCCAAGGGTGATGACCTGGCTGAAAGAGTGGCGCACATTAAGGAAGAGGATTGCGAGTGGGAGGCAGCCCAGGACTTTTGCGAAGGAAGACTTTCCGTTTTCAAGGAGGAAGAGTTTGAGGGGGAAATTATCCAAGTTAAAGTTGAAGATTCGGAAGATTACCCAGTTAGTCTCGAACCGCAAAACGACGAAACTGGGAATTTTGGTGGAGAATCTCATTCCAGTTTACAGTCCCGCTTCACGAATACCGGACACCTGGCTACCCAGAAGAATTCGGTGGAAGTGAAATGCGAGTTCGAAGAGACGATCATTGGAGGAGACGGGAGGGAAGGAGATGAGCAGGAGCCGTCTAATAGTTTTGGAACAG ATTTCCGATGGAATGGCAGCTTCTCGCAGTCGTCATCTGCTCAGCTCTCGCTTCAACgtaaattgcaacacaaacaggaCAAGGAGAAGATGAAGAAATCAACAAGAGGATTGGAGAATTTGACTGCAACCTCTTTCCAGTGCAGTTCTCTTCCTGCGAGAGAATCCATCAACACTGGAAAACGGCAAGGGCCTAACACCAATCCAGTGGCTTTGTGTGCTGGCCAAGAGTGCAGAGgaacttttaaaaacaagtcTGACTGTGTAGATGTCAAGTCAAATGATACAAGACCAAAGCCATATGcctgttctgagtgtggcaaaACATTCCTCCATAACTGCAGGCTCCAGGcacacacaagaattcatactggagaaaaaccccactgctgctctgaatgtggcaagcgatttTCCGACAGTCGTTGTCTCCAAAGACATAAAAGAATCCACACTGGCGAAAAGCCGTATGGCTgtgctgaatgtggcaaacgattcaccGACAGTAGTGCTCTCCAGAGCCACACaaggattcacactggagagaagccgttttgctgttctgaatgtggcaaaagattcacCGAGACGAGTGCTCTTCAGAGCCACAAAAGAAGTCAtacgggagagaagccatattgctgttccgaATGTGGCAAACGCTTCACCAGCAGCAGTAGTCTTTGGCAGCATGCACGAATTCACACTGGAGGGAAGCCATACtcctgtcctgaatgtggcaaaaattTTCTACACAAGAGCAGTCTCCAAAATCACAtacgaattcatactggagaaaagcctCATTGCTGCCCTGTTTGTGGCAAGCGATTTTCTGACAGTAGCACTCTCCACAGACATACAAAAATCCACACTGGCGAAAAGCCCTATAGCTGTGCGGAATGTGGAAAAAGATTCATTGACAGTAGCCGCCTCCAGAGCCACACCCgggttcacactggagaaaagccatttgTCTgccctgaatgtggcaaacgattcaccAACCGGAATGGTCTTCGCCATCACGTACAGATTCATTCGGGCGGGAAGCCATACGGCTGCTCCGAATGCGACAAAAGgtttttacttaagaaaagccTCCAGAACCACGTAAGAATTCACATGGGAGAGAAGCCGACATCtagttga
- the LOC114644357 gene encoding gastrula zinc finger protein XlCGF57.1-like has translation MASTKDGDIVDQRLAHMKQEDCEWGAPADLCVKLEDCEEIISACKVEESKGGFVKIKSEDPDDFSEKCETGRIFKRDISEEFHSSLQPWVADPQQNSVDLKPEFEEKINEGNGREREEKPSRSVLINLHEIVSFPTSSFSQISPRCRLQHRQDKEEIKNSATGSKNSRAASFQCSSFTATQQTRTEAINTQQQEKCKIDQKAFNTSQECGKTFKHKSDLKDDDSADAQQKPFSCSECGKLFSRRYCLHKHEQIHTGEKLHFCLECGKRFSKISSLQSHTRIHTGEKLYSCSECGKQFYHRRSLQKHMSVHTGEKPHCCSECGKRFLQISNLQSHIRVHTGEKPYCCSECGKRFSRNGSLRQHTRIHTGEKPYSCSECGKRFSHNRNVQEHAKIHTGQKPHCCPDCGKRFVQIKYLKRHLIIHAAEKPYCCLECGKRFFHRSSLQDHAKNHTGEKPHACPECGKRFLQVRYLKRHYRIHTGEKTYCCSECSKQFFDASQLQRHMRIHTGEKPHCCLECGKRFSQKGSLHKHTRVHTREKPHCCSECGKRFTDTYSLQCHIRIHTGEKPYCCPECGERFSRRSALRNHVRIHIDEKPHSC, from the exons ATGGCCTCAACCAAAGATGGTGATATCGTGGATCAGAGGCTAGCCCACATGAAacaagaggactgtgagtggggaGCACCAGCAGATTTGTGTGTGAAGCTGGAGGACTGTGAAGAAATTATTTCAGCTTGTAAAGTGGAGGAGTCGAAGGGTGGATTTGTGAAGATTAAATCTGAGGATCCAGATGATTTCTCAGAAAAGTGTGAAACTGGGAGAATATTCAAGCGAGATATTTCTGAAGAATTTCACTCCAGTTTACAGCCGTGGGTCGCTGATCCCCAGCAGAATTCTGTGGACCTGAAACCTGAATTTGAGGAGAAAATCAATGAAGGAAATGGgagggaaagagaagagaagccaTCCAGGAGTGTTTTAATAA ATTTACATGAGATTGTCAGCTTCCCCACATCTTCATTTTCTCAGATTTCTCCTCGTTGCAGACTGCAACACAGACAAGACAAGGAAGAGATTAAAAACTCAGCAACTGGATCAAAGAATTCCAGAGCAGCCTCTTTCCAGTGTAGTTCTTTTACTGCTACCCAACAAACACGGACAGAAGCCATCAACACTCAGcaacaagaaaaatgtaaaatagatCAAAAGGCTTTTAATACCAGCCAAGAGTGTGGAAAAACTTTCAAACACAAATCCGACCTTAAGGATGATGATTCAGCTGATGCTCAACAGAAGCCATtttcttgttctgaatgtggcaaactatTTTCACGCAGATACTGTCTACATAAACATGAACAAATTCATACTGGTGAAAAACTCCATTTCTGTttagaatgtggcaaacgattttcaAAAATAAGCAGCCTTCAGAGCCACACtcgaatccacactggagaaaaactgtATAGCTGCTCTGAGTGTGGGAAACAGTTCTACCATAGGAGAAGTCTTCAGAAGCacatgagtgttcacactggagagaaacctcattgctgttctgagtgtggtaAACGATTCTTACAAATAAGTAATCTTCAGAGTCACATAAGAGTCCACACTGGGGaaaaaccatattgctgttctgaatgtggcaaacgattctctcgTAATGGCAGTCTTCGGCAGCACACACggattcatactggagagaagccatattcttgctctgaatgtggcaagaggTTTTCTCATaacagaaatgttcaggaacatgcaaaaattcacactggacagaaacctcattgctgtcctgATTGTGGTAAAAGatttgtacaaataaaatatctaaaacgGCACTTGATTATTCATGCAGCAGAGAAACCTTActgttgtttggaatgtggcaaaaggTTTTTCCACCGAAGCAGCCTTCAGGACCATGCTAAAaatcacactggagaaaagcctcaTGCCTGTCCTGAGTGTGGGAAGAGATTCTTACAAGTACGGTATCTGAAACGCCACTacagaattcatactggagagaaaacATATTGTTGTAGTGAATGTAGCAAACAGTTCTTTGATGCGAGCCAACTTCAGAGACACAtgcgaattcacactggagagaaacctcaTTGTTGCTTGgaatgtggcaagcgattctCGCAAAAAGGTTCTCTTCACAAGCACACAAGAGTCCATACAAGAGAGAAAcctcactgctgttctgaatgtgggaagcgATTCACAGACACATACAGTCTGCAGTGCCACATCAgaattcatacaggagagaaaccatattgttgtCCTGAATGTGGGGAAAGGTTTTCACGCAGAAGTGCCCTTCGTAATCATGTAAGAATCCATATCGACGAGAAACCTCATAGTTGTTAG